From the genome of Lutra lutra chromosome 8, mLutLut1.2, whole genome shotgun sequence:
GGCAGAAATACTGGGATCTCCTAGGAGTAAAAGAAGATATATTTCGTTTCTCCATGGATAATCACCTTTGTAGGTTAATAAGTCCACTTTTCAATTACAATTGAAGGCTTGAACTTCTTTGGTTCATTAAGATTGTGTGAGAATGAATAGACAAAGACAAAATactaaaagttgaaaaagaaatctaaggGCACATtagctgggggtggtggtgggggaagccCAAAATAGTTgctaatcttaaagaaaatatagatttaaTGACCATGAGCATTTCAGCCAAAGACATACCCTGATGATtacttacttttaattttgttatgatCAAGATGAAGGTGCTGTAAGTGAGCACTGATTCGGGGGACCTTTGTGAGTTGATTGTGAGACAGTTGAAGATCTAGAATTGAAGATACATCAAAACCGCTTGAAGGGAGCCCTGCATCTGAGAGTTTGTTGTGGGTTTAGTCGCAAGAAAGGCCACTTTAGGAATCACATTAAAGTAATTTTCCGGTATTCCTTCAATGGAATTGTTGTCCAGATACAGCTGCATTGTATTGGCTGGTAACCTTGGTGGCATATTCCTTAGGGCATTCTTGGCCATATTTAGCTGCATTAGGTTCTTGAGACCCTTGAAGGTGTCTCTCTGAAAGGCATTGTCTAGCAGTTTATTGTGCTGCAGGTCAAGAAGAGTCAGATTCTCCAAATTGCTGAAGGTCCCTTGAGGAATTCTGGATACCTTGTTTTCTGGCCAGTTGTAGTTGTTCTAAACTCTTGGCAATGGAGAAGGTACCTCCTCCAGCTCATTATCTTccagaaataagaaaagcagCTTCTTCAGTTGGCTCAGGGCTCCTTTTTCAATTCCATAGTTggttattttgttcttgtttagATTGATCCATCGCAGCTGGGTGGCATTCTCAAAAGGCTTCTCAGGAATGGTCTCTATCAAGTTGTTCTCAAGATAAAGATACCAGATCCTTGAAGGAATAGGAGGGATTTCTTTGAGACCTCGATTTTCACAGTATAAAGCGGTAGGGAAACTAGGGGGACAGAAGCATTCCCTGGGACAGTCAAAGTCATGCACAGCCCAATCCTCTTGATCATTTACAT
Proteins encoded in this window:
- the KERA gene encoding LOW QUALITY PROTEIN: keratocan (The sequence of the model RefSeq protein was modified relative to this genomic sequence to represent the inferred CDS: deleted 2 bases in 1 codon; substituted 1 base at 1 genomic stop codon), with protein sequence MATTICFIIWVLFITDTVWTRSVRQVYDVNDQEDWAVHDFDCPRECFCPPSFPTALYCENRGLKEIPPIPSRIWYLYLENNLIETIPEKPFENATQLRWINLNKNKITNYGIEKGALSQLKKLLFLFLEDNELEEVPSPLPRVXNNYNWPENKVSRIPQGTFSNLENLTLLDLQHNKLLDNAFQRDTFKGLKNLMQLNMAKNALRNMPPRLPANTMQLYLDNNSIEGIPENYFNVIPKVAFLATTHNKLSDAGLPSSGFDVSSILDLQLSHNQLTKVPRISAHLQHLHLDHNKIKNVNVSVICPPILPAERDFFGYGPRLRYLRLDGNEIKPPIPMDLMNCFRLLQAVII